A stretch of the Amycolatopsis sp. BJA-103 genome encodes the following:
- the dpgC gene encoding (3,5-dihydroxyphenyl)acetyl-CoA 1,2-dioxygenase DpgC yields the protein MTTDSVTLPPGLDLRALAGEAHRVDDGVRAMRADFMEAHAEEIYAELTDGRTRYLRIDELVNAAALAFPGLVPTEAQMAAERSRPQAEKEGREIDQGIFLRGILRAPKAGPHLLDAMLRPTSRALRLLPEFVETGVLQMEAVRLERRDGVAHLTLCRDDCLNAEDAQQVDDMETAVDLVLLDPSVRVALLRGGVMSHPRYRGRRVFCAGINLKKLSAGEIPLVDFLLRREMGYIQKIFRGLYTDGSWHSRLTAKPWMAAVDSFAIGGGTQLLLVFDHVLAASDAYLSLPAAKEGIIPGVSNFRLSRIAGPRVARQVILGGRRIQAAEPDARSIVDEVVPPEQMDVAIEGALARLDGEAVVANRRMLNLAEEPPEEFRRYIAEFALQQALRIYGADVIGKVDGFAVGSR from the coding sequence GTGACAACGGATTCCGTGACTCTGCCGCCAGGGCTCGATCTTCGGGCCCTGGCGGGGGAGGCCCACCGGGTCGACGACGGCGTCCGGGCGATGCGCGCGGACTTCATGGAGGCGCATGCCGAGGAGATCTACGCCGAGCTCACCGACGGCCGGACCCGGTACCTGCGCATCGACGAACTCGTCAATGCCGCCGCCCTCGCCTTTCCCGGCCTGGTGCCGACGGAAGCGCAGATGGCGGCCGAGCGCTCGCGGCCACAGGCGGAGAAGGAAGGGCGCGAGATCGACCAGGGCATCTTCCTGCGCGGGATCCTGCGTGCCCCGAAGGCCGGTCCGCATCTGCTCGACGCCATGCTCCGGCCCACTTCCCGGGCGTTGCGGTTGCTGCCCGAATTCGTCGAGACCGGCGTCCTGCAAATGGAAGCCGTCCGGCTGGAACGCCGCGACGGCGTCGCACACCTGACCCTGTGCCGGGACGACTGTCTGAACGCCGAGGACGCGCAACAGGTCGACGACATGGAGACCGCGGTCGACCTGGTGCTGCTCGATCCGTCCGTCCGGGTGGCGCTGCTGCGGGGCGGCGTGATGAGCCACCCCCGGTACCGGGGCCGCCGGGTGTTCTGCGCGGGGATCAACCTCAAGAAGCTGAGCGCCGGCGAAATCCCGCTCGTCGATTTCTTGCTGCGGCGGGAAATGGGCTACATCCAGAAGATCTTCCGCGGCCTGTACACCGACGGCTCGTGGCACTCGCGGTTGACCGCCAAGCCGTGGATGGCTGCCGTCGATTCCTTCGCGATCGGTGGGGGGACTCAGCTCCTCCTGGTCTTCGACCACGTGCTGGCGGCGTCCGACGCGTATCTCAGCCTCCCCGCGGCGAAGGAGGGGATCATCCCCGGCGTCTCGAACTTCCGGCTTTCCCGGATCGCCGGGCCGCGGGTGGCCCGGCAGGTGATCCTCGGCGGACGCCGGATCCAGGCGGCCGAGCCGGACGCCCGGTCGATCGTCGACGAGGTCGTCCCGCCGGAGCAGATGGACGTGGCGATCGAGGGCGCACTGGCCCGTCTCGACGGAGAAGCGGTGGTGGCCAACCGGCGCATGCTGAACCTCGCCGAGGAACCGCCGGAGGAATTCCGCCGGTACATCGCCGAATTCGCGTTGCAGCAGGCATTGCGCATCTACGGCGCGGATGTGATCGGCAAGGTGGACGGCTTCGCGGTGGGGTCGCGATGA
- the dpgD gene encoding enoyl-CoA-hydratase DpgD codes for MSETRVRYEKKDHVAHVTMDRPDVLNAMDRRMHTELAGIWDDVEADDDIRAVVLTGAGDRAFSVGQDLKERARLTEAGVEPSTFGSGGQPGHPRLTDRFTLSKPVVARVHGYALGGGFELMLACDIVVASEDAVFALPEVRLGLIAGAGGVFRLPRQLPQKVAMGYLLTGRRMDAATALRHGLVNEVVPVSELDRCVAEWTDDLVRAAPLSVRAIKEAALRSLDLPLEEAFTASYPWEERRRRSADASEGARAFAEKRDPIWTGR; via the coding sequence ATGAGCGAAACCCGGGTGCGGTACGAGAAAAAGGACCACGTCGCCCACGTGACGATGGACCGGCCCGACGTGCTGAACGCGATGGACCGGCGGATGCACACGGAACTCGCCGGGATCTGGGACGACGTCGAGGCCGACGACGACATCAGGGCGGTGGTCCTGACCGGCGCGGGGGACCGCGCGTTCTCCGTCGGCCAGGACCTCAAGGAACGCGCGCGGCTGACCGAAGCGGGCGTGGAGCCCTCGACGTTCGGCAGTGGCGGTCAGCCGGGTCATCCCCGGCTCACCGACCGGTTCACGTTGTCCAAACCGGTGGTCGCCAGGGTGCACGGATACGCGCTGGGCGGCGGTTTCGAGCTGATGCTCGCCTGCGACATCGTCGTCGCCTCCGAGGACGCGGTGTTCGCCCTGCCGGAGGTCCGGCTCGGATTGATCGCCGGCGCGGGCGGGGTTTTCCGGCTGCCGCGGCAGTTGCCGCAGAAGGTGGCGATGGGGTATTTGCTGACCGGGCGCCGGATGGACGCGGCGACGGCGCTTCGCCACGGACTGGTGAACGAGGTCGTCCCGGTGTCCGAACTGGATCGGTGCGTCGCCGAATGGACGGACGATCTCGTCCGTGCCGCCCCGCTTTCGGTCCGTGCCATCAAGGAGGCCGCACTGCGGTCGCTCGACCTCCCGCTCGAAGAAGCGTTCACCGCCTCGTATCCGTGGGAAGAACGCCGCAGACGGAGCGCGGACGCGAGCGAGGGCGCCCGTGCCTTCGCCGAGAAAAGGGATCCGATCTGGACGGGCCGGTAA
- a CDS encoding 3-deoxy-7-phosphoheptulonate synthase, which yields MTTIAAVDLDNQRIDRMVPLVTPALLHHELPLSTTAADTVRQGRETVVRVLDGTDDRLLVIAGPCSIHDPAAALEYADRLASVAGRFVNDLLIVMRVYFEKPRTVGGWKGLINDPHLDGTGDVNRGLRIARDLLLELAEGGLPAACEWLDTTIPAYLADTVSWGAIGARTVESQNHRMLASGLSMPVGFKNRRDGDVTVAVDAIRAAEARHVVPGVDPSGLPAILHTVGNPDCHLVLRGGNSAPNHNPASVRAALTALQTAGLPRRVVIDASHDNSRKDHLRQAIVADQIADQIRTGQRGIVGVMLESNLQAGRQDLHPDRPLTYGQSITDACIDMAATQEVLQNLATATAARRRQGKSGAK from the coding sequence ATGACAACCATCGCCGCCGTCGATCTCGACAACCAGCGCATCGACCGCATGGTCCCTCTGGTCACGCCGGCCTTGCTGCACCACGAACTGCCGCTCAGCACCACCGCGGCGGACACCGTGCGGCAAGGCCGCGAAACCGTCGTCCGCGTCCTCGACGGGACGGACGACCGGCTGCTCGTGATCGCCGGACCCTGTTCCATCCACGATCCCGCCGCGGCACTCGAATACGCCGACCGCCTGGCGTCGGTCGCGGGCCGATTCGTCAACGATCTCCTGATCGTCATGCGTGTGTACTTCGAAAAGCCCCGTACGGTCGGCGGCTGGAAAGGACTCATCAACGACCCGCACCTCGACGGCACCGGCGACGTCAACCGCGGCCTGCGTATCGCACGGGACCTCCTTCTCGAACTCGCCGAAGGCGGCCTGCCCGCCGCGTGTGAATGGCTGGACACCACCATTCCGGCTTATCTCGCCGACACCGTCTCGTGGGGCGCGATCGGCGCCAGGACCGTGGAAAGCCAAAACCACCGGATGCTGGCCAGCGGCCTTTCCATGCCCGTCGGTTTCAAGAACCGCCGCGACGGTGATGTCACCGTCGCCGTCGACGCGATCCGTGCCGCCGAAGCACGCCACGTCGTCCCCGGCGTCGACCCCAGCGGGCTGCCCGCCATCCTGCACACCGTCGGCAACCCCGACTGCCATCTCGTCCTGCGCGGCGGGAACTCCGCGCCCAACCACAATCCCGCGTCCGTCCGCGCGGCGCTCACCGCGCTGCAGACCGCCGGTCTGCCGCGCCGGGTCGTGATCGACGCCAGCCACGACAACAGCCGCAAAGACCATCTGCGGCAGGCCATCGTCGCCGATCAGATCGCCGACCAGATCAGGACCGGCCAGCGCGGCATCGTCGGCGTCATGCTCGAATCCAACCTCCAGGCGGGACGGCAGGACCTCCACCCCGACCGGCCGCTCACCTACGGACAGTCCATTACGGACGCTTGTATCGACATGGCCGCCACCCAGGAAGTCCTGCAGAACCTCGCCACGGCGACCGCCGCCCGGCGACGGCAGGGCAAGTCGGGCGCGAAGTGA
- a CDS encoding winged helix-turn-helix transcriptional regulator, whose translation MDKKAPAGNPSRPNPLPGCPMAAAFAAFGGKWKLTLLYWLAHGESHFAGLRRRGTPITPKVLAEQLRELEADGLVERVETGPVPARVLYRLTPYGTTVLPVVEAVRVWGETHLERTGGEAAPNPAMGCAGAIR comes from the coding sequence ATGGACAAGAAGGCACCTGCGGGTAACCCCTCTCGCCCCAATCCCCTGCCCGGCTGCCCGATGGCGGCGGCGTTCGCCGCGTTCGGCGGGAAATGGAAGCTGACCCTGCTGTACTGGCTCGCCCACGGCGAGTCCCATTTCGCGGGCCTCCGCCGCCGGGGCACCCCCATCACCCCCAAGGTGCTGGCCGAGCAGTTACGCGAACTCGAGGCAGACGGACTCGTCGAACGCGTGGAGACCGGGCCGGTCCCGGCGCGCGTCCTCTACCGGCTCACTCCCTACGGGACCACGGTTCTGCCCGTGGTCGAAGCGGTCAGGGTCTGGGGCGAGACGCACCTCGAGCGCACCGGCGGCGAGGCCGCGCCGAATCCGGCGATGGGGTGCGCCGGCGCGATCAGGTAG
- a CDS encoding oxidoreductase: MTNLRDSTPPATWRLGDRTVDRVGLGAMRLTGMPWDEKPKSRDDAIAVLRRAIELGVNHIDTASFYFTPTRSANELISTALQPYPEDLVLTTKVGAGRSRDGEFSFARPDQLRGQVEENIRQLGLDHLDVVNLRWGAGMGKEPGSVAEHFGALADLREAGLIRHLGISNIVADQLTEARTIAPVVCVQNRYGLTDREDDALVDLCAEHGVAFVPFFAVTTSLPGAAPGAVPGQAEVARVAAAHDATPAQIRLAWTLHRGDHVLAIPGTGDPDHLEENVAAGGIRLSGEELALLEGIAGGV; this comes from the coding sequence ATGACGAACCTCCGCGACAGCACTCCCCCGGCCACCTGGCGGCTCGGTGACCGCACGGTCGACCGCGTCGGTCTCGGCGCGATGCGGCTGACCGGGATGCCCTGGGACGAGAAGCCCAAGAGCCGTGACGACGCGATCGCCGTCCTGCGCCGGGCGATCGAGCTCGGCGTCAACCACATCGACACCGCGTCGTTCTACTTCACCCCCACGCGGTCGGCGAACGAGTTGATCAGCACCGCGCTCCAGCCCTATCCCGAAGACCTCGTGCTCACCACGAAGGTCGGAGCGGGCCGTTCCCGCGACGGCGAGTTCTCGTTCGCGCGTCCCGACCAGCTCCGCGGCCAGGTCGAGGAGAACATCCGGCAGCTCGGCCTCGACCACCTCGATGTCGTCAACCTGCGCTGGGGCGCAGGGATGGGCAAGGAACCCGGCTCGGTGGCCGAACATTTCGGCGCGCTCGCGGACCTGCGCGAGGCGGGCCTGATCCGCCATCTCGGTATCTCCAACATCGTGGCCGACCAGCTGACCGAAGCGAGGACCATCGCGCCGGTGGTCTGCGTGCAGAATCGCTACGGCCTGACCGACCGGGAGGACGACGCCCTGGTCGACCTGTGCGCCGAACACGGCGTCGCGTTCGTGCCGTTCTTCGCCGTCACGACCTCGCTTCCGGGCGCCGCTCCCGGTGCCGTGCCAGGGCAGGCCGAAGTCGCCCGGGTCGCCGCGGCTCACGACGCGACCCCGGCGCAGATCCGGCTCGCGTGGACTCTCCATCGCGGGGACCACGTGCTCGCCATTCCCGGTACCGGCGACCCGGACCATCTGGAGGAGAACGTCGCGGCGGGCGGTATCCGGCTCAGCGGCGAGGAACTGGCCCTGCTCGAAGGCATCGCGGGCGGCGTTTGA
- a CDS encoding response regulator transcription factor encodes MRTSDAVTVVHGEEELFRRVGHLFSTVTDLACAANDLATWVADRRSEELTAAAERRTGDLRIRKIYRAGLLLDSVSAQELARIRDRFGAQIRISAEDVNETIIMDGRLVILAGDLIAGRRGYSVITQPETVQGVMSLFETAWRSATDLAVYDARVSEIRRLAPAVLDLLGSGVKDEAAARTLGLGVRTYRRRVAELMAALGAESRFQAGVRARELGLV; translated from the coding sequence ATGCGGACGAGTGATGCGGTCACGGTCGTGCACGGCGAGGAAGAACTGTTCCGCCGGGTCGGGCACTTGTTCTCGACGGTGACCGACCTCGCGTGCGCCGCCAACGACCTCGCGACCTGGGTGGCCGATCGCCGGTCGGAAGAGCTCACCGCGGCGGCGGAGCGCCGGACCGGCGACCTGCGGATCCGCAAGATCTACCGGGCGGGCCTGCTGCTCGATTCGGTGTCCGCGCAGGAGCTGGCGAGGATCCGCGACCGGTTCGGGGCGCAGATCCGGATCTCCGCCGAAGACGTCAACGAAACGATCATCATGGACGGCAGGCTCGTGATCCTGGCCGGCGACCTCATCGCGGGGCGGCGCGGCTACAGCGTCATCACCCAGCCCGAAACCGTGCAGGGAGTGATGTCGCTGTTCGAGACGGCCTGGCGCTCGGCGACCGATCTCGCCGTCTACGACGCGCGGGTCTCCGAGATCCGCCGTCTCGCGCCCGCGGTGCTGGACCTGCTCGGCAGCGGCGTCAAGGACGAAGCCGCCGCCAGGACCCTCGGCCTCGGCGTGCGGACCTACCGGCGCCGGGTGGCCGAACTGATGGCCGCGCTGGGCGCCGAGTCCCGTTTCCAAGCGGGCGTCCGGGCACGCGAACTCGGCTTGGTCTAG
- a CDS encoding ADP-ribosylglycohydrolase family protein — protein MTIDRRALALNSLYGLALGDALGSQFFVPDNRDAWERRQPPPSPWQWTDDAEMACSVFAVLTRTGHVDQDLLAASFAARHDFDRGYGPSMNRMLRLVREGGSWRELVADLFDGQGSWGNGAAMRVAPLGAWFADDPDEAARQAALSAEVTHTHPDGVAGAIAVAVASALAAAPEPPSPRDFLDQVLRRVPPGRVHHGVWAARGLAHVPSPAIAVHELGNGRYTGAHDTVPFALWAAARNLDDYEQAIWITAGAGGDVDTTCAIVGGIVAAHVGVDGLPPSWRAACEPLPDWAGAVDG, from the coding sequence ATGACCATTGACCGGCGAGCACTCGCCCTGAACTCCCTGTACGGACTCGCCCTCGGCGACGCTCTGGGTTCCCAGTTCTTCGTCCCCGACAATCGTGACGCTTGGGAGCGGCGGCAACCGCCGCCAAGCCCCTGGCAATGGACCGACGACGCCGAAATGGCGTGCTCGGTTTTCGCCGTGCTGACCCGGACCGGCCACGTCGACCAAGACCTATTGGCCGCGAGCTTCGCGGCGCGCCACGACTTCGACCGAGGCTACGGACCGTCCATGAACCGGATGCTGCGGCTGGTCCGCGAGGGCGGCTCGTGGCGCGAACTGGTCGCGGACCTGTTCGACGGACAGGGTTCCTGGGGCAACGGCGCCGCCATGCGCGTCGCGCCGCTCGGCGCTTGGTTCGCCGACGATCCGGACGAGGCCGCGCGCCAGGCGGCGCTGTCGGCCGAGGTGACCCACACGCATCCGGACGGAGTGGCGGGCGCGATCGCCGTCGCGGTCGCCTCCGCGCTGGCCGCCGCCCCCGAGCCGCCGTCGCCGAGGGACTTCCTCGACCAGGTCCTGCGACGGGTCCCCCCGGGCCGGGTGCACCACGGTGTCTGGGCGGCCCGGGGCCTGGCCCACGTGCCGTCGCCCGCGATCGCCGTCCACGAACTCGGCAACGGCCGCTACACCGGTGCCCACGACACGGTGCCGTTCGCGCTGTGGGCCGCGGCACGGAACCTCGACGACTACGAGCAGGCCATCTGGATCACGGCGGGCGCGGGTGGCGACGTCGACACCACCTGCGCCATCGTCGGGGGCATCGTCGCCGCCCACGTCGGTGTCGACGGGCTACCGCCCTCCTGGCGGGCCGCCTGCGAGCCCCTCCCGGACTGGGCGGGCGCCGTCGACGGCTAG
- a CDS encoding winged helix-turn-helix transcriptional regulator, whose product MAEGAQLKETGSGRPYEVFHTDCPARDVVDHVTSRWGVWVLISLRNTDLRFYELRESIRGISEKMLAQTLRALVEDDLVWRKVEPTTPPQVTYGLTEFGRDVGEPLTELFDRITARLSA is encoded by the coding sequence ATGGCGGAAGGCGCACAGCTCAAGGAGACCGGGTCAGGGCGGCCGTATGAGGTGTTTCACACCGACTGTCCCGCTCGCGACGTGGTCGACCACGTGACCAGCCGGTGGGGTGTCTGGGTGCTGATCTCCCTGCGGAACACCGACCTCCGGTTCTACGAACTGCGCGAAAGCATCAGGGGCATCAGCGAGAAGATGCTCGCCCAGACCCTGCGCGCGCTGGTCGAGGACGACCTTGTCTGGCGGAAGGTCGAACCGACGACGCCGCCCCAGGTCACCTACGGGCTGACCGAGTTCGGCCGGGATGTCGGCGAACCGCTGACGGAGCTGTTCGACCGGATCACGGCGCGGTTGTCGGCCTGA
- a CDS encoding SDR family oxidoreductase codes for MIVVTGATGNIGKPLTQALAETGQEVTAVSRHAAAVPDGVRHVVADLADPAGLEPVLSGAKALFLLLSGDLHAAGASPADVIGQAAASGVRRVVLLSSLGVATRPFGSTRIALRAVEDTLRESGMDWVILRPGGFASNALWWAESVRERQVVAAPFGDIGVPVIDPADIADVAAACLLDDRHTGGVYELTGPEVITPRQQAEAIATALGSPVRFHELTRAEAKAGMAETMPAELADDTLDILGSPKPEEVRVSPDVERVLGRAPRPFSDWAARAIAAFR; via the coding sequence ATGATCGTGGTGACCGGGGCTACCGGAAACATCGGCAAGCCGTTGACACAGGCGTTGGCCGAGACGGGTCAGGAGGTGACGGCGGTGTCGCGGCACGCCGCCGCGGTACCGGACGGTGTCCGCCACGTGGTGGCCGACCTGGCCGACCCCGCCGGGCTCGAGCCCGTGTTGTCCGGGGCGAAGGCGTTGTTCCTGTTGCTGTCCGGCGACCTGCACGCGGCCGGAGCCAGCCCGGCCGACGTCATCGGCCAGGCCGCGGCGAGCGGGGTCCGCCGGGTCGTCCTGCTGTCGTCGCTGGGCGTGGCGACCAGGCCCTTCGGCTCGACGCGGATCGCGCTGCGAGCGGTGGAGGACACGCTGCGGGAGTCCGGGATGGACTGGGTCATCCTGCGTCCGGGTGGGTTCGCCTCCAACGCCCTGTGGTGGGCCGAGTCCGTCCGTGAGCGGCAGGTGGTCGCCGCGCCGTTCGGTGACATCGGGGTGCCGGTCATCGACCCGGCCGACATCGCCGACGTCGCGGCGGCCTGCCTGCTGGACGACCGGCACACCGGCGGCGTCTACGAGCTGACCGGCCCGGAGGTGATCACACCGCGTCAGCAGGCGGAGGCCATCGCCACCGCCCTGGGCTCGCCGGTGCGGTTCCACGAGCTCACCCGCGCCGAAGCCAAGGCCGGCATGGCCGAGACCATGCCGGCGGAACTCGCCGACGACACCTTGGACATCCTCGGCTCCCCGAAGCCGGAGGAGGTGCGCGTCAGCCCCGACGTCGAGCGGGTCCTCGGCCGGGCACCTCGCCCCTTCTCCGACTGGGCGGCCCGCGCCATCGCCGCTTTCCGCTGA
- a CDS encoding peptidoglycan-binding protein, with protein sequence MTTAERDQRALDDPAHDRPKSLDAIDKHAQQAQKLNAGAVNDQAAKVGGAATRANDLGDDLKLFRDDVLREWEGKDADAVADHLEKLGKASYKVSDKAEAAKNILQRVSEILDDTKKKVAQLAQEANDKDADNRALIGAARKRKNSSDDENEIAAAASDIERLRQLNEKDSNGKKDEIERVLDAAEKQIDDLLKPLGLEIENGFLELVPADTGQTTASSVKASPVDSRISPTPSYGGGDGGGGGGGGGGGGVAGVQGDGRPAKPIDAQGDNPAKIAEQFLGRNAGDLKGSGELPAMQSWVPNNVNCANFVSGCLEASGLIDKGQASASVAGLTANLEADGWKSVPLSEAKPGDVVISNNGGHVVLYAGDGQFIGSNNVNPDGSQKISMGGGGGLVKILTPPT encoded by the coding sequence ATGACCACCGCGGAACGTGACCAGCGTGCGCTCGACGACCCGGCGCACGACCGGCCTAAGTCGCTGGACGCCATCGACAAGCACGCCCAGCAGGCGCAGAAGCTCAACGCCGGTGCCGTCAACGATCAGGCAGCGAAGGTAGGCGGAGCCGCCACCCGCGCCAACGATCTCGGAGACGATCTCAAACTCTTCCGCGACGACGTGCTGCGCGAATGGGAAGGCAAGGACGCCGACGCCGTCGCCGACCACCTCGAAAAGCTCGGCAAGGCCAGTTACAAGGTCAGTGACAAGGCCGAAGCCGCCAAGAACATTCTTCAGCGCGTGTCCGAGATCCTCGACGACACCAAGAAGAAGGTCGCCCAGCTCGCCCAGGAAGCCAACGACAAGGACGCGGACAATCGCGCCCTGATCGGCGCGGCCCGGAAGCGGAAGAACAGTTCCGACGACGAGAACGAGATCGCCGCCGCCGCGTCGGACATCGAGCGGCTCCGGCAGCTCAACGAAAAAGACTCCAACGGCAAGAAAGACGAGATCGAGCGGGTACTGGACGCCGCCGAGAAACAGATCGACGATCTCCTCAAGCCGCTCGGCCTGGAAATCGAGAACGGTTTCCTGGAATTGGTGCCCGCCGACACCGGCCAGACCACGGCGTCGAGCGTCAAGGCCAGCCCCGTCGATTCCCGCATCAGCCCGACTCCCAGCTATGGCGGCGGGGACGGCGGCGGTGGTGGTGGCGGAGGCGGCGGCGGTGGCGTCGCCGGGGTGCAGGGTGACGGGCGGCCCGCCAAGCCGATCGACGCGCAGGGCGACAACCCGGCCAAGATCGCCGAGCAGTTCCTCGGGCGCAACGCCGGTGACCTCAAGGGCAGCGGTGAGCTTCCCGCGATGCAGTCCTGGGTGCCCAACAACGTCAACTGCGCGAACTTCGTCTCCGGCTGCCTGGAGGCTTCCGGCCTGATCGACAAGGGCCAGGCCAGTGCCTCCGTCGCGGGCCTGACGGCCAACCTCGAAGCGGACGGCTGGAAGTCGGTCCCGCTCTCCGAGGCGAAACCCGGCGACGTGGTCATCTCGAACAACGGCGGGCACGTCGTGCTGTACGCGGGCGATGGTCAGTTCATCGGCTCGAACAACGTCAACCCCGACGGTTCCCAGAAGATCAGCATGGGTGGCGGTGGCGGTCTCGTCAAAATCCTGACCCCGCCGACCTGA